A stretch of Armigeres subalbatus isolate Guangzhou_Male unplaced genomic scaffold, GZ_Asu_2 Contig345, whole genome shotgun sequence DNA encodes these proteins:
- the LOC134204020 gene encoding uncharacterized protein LOC134204020 gives MERNSINSRKTRGGGVLIAVASNLSCSIDPAPVSNKLEQIWVKIKLQSNFVSIGVLYLPPDRRDDQSLIQQHIESIDSVVSNLNQSDIVIQLGDYNHPELHWTRSEEGGFKLDASRSRLTTAGSLLFDGFCFHGLTQMNSVLNCNSKILDLVMVNDQGLLTSVFETIDSLVQVDAHHPALVIAVPVSLPTLYEPSLDNTRMQVSASQIDAAIQDAPANSFDFHLDVISDEQVLCALRKLKYSVSSGPDGIPSAVLKKCSITLITPLVKLFNISLRRGVFPTNWKVSFMSPIYKKGDKCSIANYRGIHITVCLL, from the exons ATGGAGCGTAATTCCATTAACAGTCGCAAAACTAGAGGAGGTGGAGTTTTGATAGCAGTAGCGTCGAATTTAAGTTGTAGCATCGATCCAGCACCGGTGAGCAACAAGTTGGAGCAGATTTGGGTTAAAATCAAACTGCAAAGCAATTTCGTCAGTATTGGGGtgctctatcttcctccagatcGTAGAGACGATCAGAGCCTTATCCAGCAACACATTGAGTCTATTGATTCCGTTGTATCTAACTTAAATCAGTCTGATATTGTCATCCAGCTTGGCGATTACAATCACCCTGAATTACATTGGACTCGCTCTGAAGAAGGGGGCTTCAAATTAGATGCTTCTCGTTCACGATTGACTACAGCAGGTAGCTTATTGTTCGATGGCTTTTGTTTTCATGGATTAACCCAGATGAATTCAGTGCTCAACTGTAACTCAAAAATACTGGATTTGGTCATGGTGAATGACCAGGGTCTGTTAACTTCAGTCTTCGAAACCATTGATTCGTTAGTTCAAGTCGACGCTCATCACCCTGCTCTTGTGATCGCTGTACCTGTGTCCTTGCCTACGCTATACGAACCATCGTTAGATAACACTCG TATGCAAGTTTCAGCCTCCCAAATAGATGCAGCAATACAAGACGCtccagcaaatagttttgatttCCATCTAGATGTAATATCTGATGAGCAGGTGCTATGCGCGTTGCGCAAACTGAAATACTCCGTATCATCTGGGCCAGACGGGATTCCATCCGCTGTGTTGAAAAAGTGCTCAATAACGCTCATCACCCCGCTTGTAAAACTGTTCAACATTTCATTACGACGAGGAGTATTTCCGACTAACTGGAAGGTATCTTTCATGTCTCcgatctacaagaaaggcgataaATGTAGCATTGCCAACTACAGAGGAATCCACATCACTGTGTGCCTGCTCTAA